The nucleotide window CGGCAGGATGAAGGTATAGCTGCCCGGTGTGACCGACTTGATGCTGCGGAAGACGTCATTGTCGATCAGGACGAATTGACCGAGCTGGGAAAAATCCTTGCAGACCAGGGTGAAGTGATGCTTGTCATCAAGTTGGCGGATGGTGCGGATCCGCTCCAGCGCCTGCTTGTTGCCCAATTGCGCGCCCAGCGCATAACAGGAATCCGTGGGGTATGCGATCAGCCCTCCCGACTGCACCAGGTCGACGATCTGCCCAACGGTGCGCGGCTGGGGGTCCTCAGGATGAACATCAAAGTATCTGGCCATGGAACGAGCTTACGGACCAAGGCCGGCAGATGCACTCGCCGGAAGTGGGTGACGGCCGCTGTGGTTGTCGGTATGTTGTTCCCATGGCCAGCGAAGCAACGACGCTCATCGTTAAGGGACCCCACGGCGAGCGGGATATGCGCATTTCCAGTCCCAGCAGAGTGTTATGGCCCGAACTGGGCCTGACGAAGCTGGACCTCGCCCGTTACATCGCCGACGTGGGCGAGGCATTCGTCGCCGCAAACGGGGACCGGCCCGTCTCCCTCCAACGGTATCCGGAGGGGATCGACGGCGAAATGTTCTTTTCCAAGAACCCGCCCAAGGGTGCGCCCGAATTCGTACGGTCCGTGAAGGTGGTCTACCCCAGCGCCAGATCGCACCCCCAGCTGGTCATCGATGAACCAGCCGCCGCCGTCTGGGCCGTGCAGATGAACACGATCGTCTTCCACCCCTGGCCCTCGCGCGCCGGGAACTCGGACAATCCCGACCAGCTGCGCATCGACCTCGACCCGCAACCCGGGACCGACTTTGACGACGCCGTTCCCGCGGCCCTGGAACTTCGATCGGTACTCGCCGAAGCCGGACTGACCGCCTTCATCAAGACGTCAGGCAACCGTGGGCTGCACGTGTTCGCGCCGATCGAACCTACCCGCGAATTCCTGGACGTCCGCCACGCCGTGATAGCGGCCGCCCGCGAGCTAGAACGCCGCATGCCACAGCAGATCACCACCAACTGGTGGAAGGAAGAACGCGGAGAACGGGTCTTTGTGGACTTCAACCAGGCCAACCGGGACCGGACCATGGCCGGTGCCTACAGTCCGCGGGCCTTGGCCCATGCCCCCGTTTCCTGTCCACTTGAGTGGGACGAGCTGGAAACGGCGGACCCGAAGCAATTCACTATCGCCACGGTGCCTGACCGGCTCAGAACCATCGGCGATCCGTGGGCGGACATGCACGCCAGTCCCGGCACCATCGACGTGCTCCTGAAATGGTGGGAACGGGATCTGGCGGCAGGGCTCGGTGAGATGCCGTTCCCGCCCGATTACCCGAAGATGCCGGGTGAGCCGCCGCGGGTACAGCCGAGCCGGGCGAAGAAGACGAGCTAGAGGCGTTCGGGATGGTTGCGAACGAGCTGGCGTTCATTGCAACGAACGATCTGTGCGCGACCACCCGGGGCCGTTCGATGCCCTTGCCGGAACTGGATATGGAAACAGGCTGTGGCTGGGTTCCGGCGAATCTGGGCGTTCATGCCTTCGGGCAAATAGCCCGGGACAGTCCGTTCGATGCCACCGGTGATCTGCGGTTGATGCCAGACGAGCGCTCGCTCACACGGTTCGACGGGATACCGGGCAGACCGCCCATCACTGTGCTTCTTGCTGATATCACCCACCTGGACGGCTCCGAGTGGTCCTGTTGCCCGCGCACCTTCCTGCGACGCGCCATCAGGGACCTCAGGGAGGAAACCGGACTGAGCGTTTTTGGCGCGTTCGAGCACGAATTCATGCTGGTGGCCGACGACGCGCCGGAACCGCCCCTGTCCCTGCAGGCCATGCTCCGGGCCGAACCGTTGGGGACCGAACTGGTGGGAATCCTCGCGGCTGCCGGGCTGCAGCCTGAGAACTGGCTCGCGGAGTACGGCGCCCACCAGTACAAGATCACGGTCAAGGCCAGCGATGCCCTGACCGCCGCCGACCGTGCGGTGCTGCTGCGTGACATCGTTCGGAATCTTTTCCACGCGGTTGGCAAGCATGCCAGCTTTGCGCCGCTGCTGGATCCGGACAGGGTGGGAAATGGGGTCCATGTCCATTTCAGCCTGAGGGACCTGGACGGTAGGCCCGTGATGCATGACATCACCCGGCCAGGCGGTCTATCGGCAGCCGCCGGGGCCTTCGCAGCCGGAATCATCCGCCATGCCCCGGCGATCGTCGCCTTCACCGCCGCCAGTGAAGTCTCCTACCTGCGGCTGGCACCCAACCGTTGGTCTGCCACGCACGCTTTTCTGGGCAACCACAACCGCGAAGCCATGATACGGGTGTGCCCCACCATCCAGACGGGTGGGCGGACGCCGACGTTCCAACTGAACCTCGAGTTCCGGGCCGGAGACGCAACCGGCAACCCCTGGCTTGTCTTGGGGCTGCTGATCCGGGCCGGATTGGAGGGAATCCGGCAAGGACTGGAAGCACCCGCCGTCCTGGACCGCCCGGTGCAAGAGTTCAGCGACAAGCAGCTGACGGCCGCAGGTATCGCACGGCTGCCGGCGTCGCTGCCGGAAGCATTGCAGCATCTCGGCTCGGACCAGGTTGTCCGTAAATGGTTTTCCGAAGACTTCCTGAAGGTATTCCACGCCGTCCGGGAGGATGAACTCCGCCTGCTCGACGGCCTGGACCCGGCAGCAAAGTGCAAGTTATACGCCGATGTCTATTGACCTGGGGGATGAGCCGGACGGCCATGCCCTGATGGACGGCGTACCGCTCATTGACCACCACTGCCATGGCGTTGTCAGCACTGACCTGGACCGGGTGTCCTTCGAAGCCCTGGTGACCGAATCGAACCGGCCCGCACCTCAGGGCACAACTACCTTCGACTCGCAGCTCGGCTTCGCCATCCGACGTTGGAGCGCGCCGGTGCTGGACCCGGAGCAGCTGTTATGAAGGGTTGCTCTGGTCCATCCACCACTCGGTGAAGGCTTGGGCCCTGCCCTCGGCCGTTAGCTTGATCACCCACAGATTGCTGTAGGTCGGCCCGTCCCTGTAAACCGTGGTGCCCTGGATGATCGACACGTCCGGGGTGGAGACCAGTTCGGACCATTCGAAGGCCGTGTTGCCCGGCTCATCCTTCTTCTCCAGCCACCCGGCCACGATCTCCTCGTGTCCCCGCCACGGTTTTACCCACGGATCGGTCCGGTACTCGGCGTCTTCGGTGAACAGTGCGCGGATATCGTCCGGCTTATTCGATTCCCATGCCTGCCTATAGCCCGTGATCCATGCCTCAAGATTGCCGCTCATGGACCAGTTGTACTGCCCGCGGGTTCGCCCCACAAGCCCAAGGATCCGCCGCTTCGCTGACCTACGCCAGCCGGACCGGGGTTTGTCACCGCCCCGGCGGCATCTACAATCGGTAAGCGCCGCACCCGCAACTGAACCAATCACGACCCCCGGGTGAACGGCAGATGAACTTTCCCGCTGACCAGATTGGGCACCAGGTGGATCTCACCTTAATGGTCGTGCTTGTCATAGCACTGGCCTTGTTCTTCGACTTTACGAACGGCTTCCACGACACGGCGAATGCGATGGCAACCCCCATTGCCACCGGTGCCATCAAACCCAAGGCTGCGGTCCTGCTGGCGGCCATCCTGAACCTGGTGGGCGCCTTCCTGTCCACCGAAGTGGCGCAGACCATCTCCGGCGGGCTGATCAGGGAAGGCGATGGCGGAATCCAGATCAGCCCCGTCATGATCTTTGCCGGCCTGATCGGGGCCATTGTGTGGAACATGATCACGTGGCTGTTGGGGCTGCCCTCGAGCTCCTCGCACGCCCTGTTCGGCGGCCTGATCGGGGCCGCCATCGTCGGTGCCGGATTCGCCGCGGTGGACTACGGCGTCGTTGTCTCCAAACTCCTGCTTCCGGCCGTGCTCGCGCCGCTGATCGCCGGCACCGTGGCCTACCTGGGCACCAAGCTGGCGTACGCCATTACCCGGCGGCAGGGAAGTTCTGCTGCGCCCAAACGCGGCGGCTTCCGCTATGGACAGATCTTCTCGTCGTCGCTGGTGGCGCTGGCGCACGGCACCAACGATGCACAGAAAACCATGGGCGTCATTACCCTGGTGCTGATCGCCGGCGGCTTCCAGTCGGCCGGCAGCGGCCCGGTTTTCTGGGTGATTGCCGCCTGCGGCCTGGCCATCGCCTTGGGCACGTACTCCGGTGGCTGGCGGATCATCCGCACCATGGGCTCGGGGCTGACCGAGGTGAAGCCAGCGCAGGGTTTCGCCGCCGAGACCTCCACTGCGTCCGCCATTCTGGCGTCGTCGCACTTGGGTTTTGCGCTCTCCACCACGCAGGTGGCTTCCGGCTCGGTGATAGGTTCCGGGCTGGGACGCAAAGGGGCGAAGGTGCGCTGGAACACCGCGGGCCGGATCGGTATCGGCTGGCTGCTGACCCTTCCTGCCGCCGGCGGCGTCGGTGCACTGGCTGCTTGGGTGGCCCACCTCGGCGTGGCGGGCATCATCATCGACACAGTCGCGGGAATCCTGATCATCCTCGGAATGTACGTCGTTTCCCGACGGTCCAAGGTCGGCCATGACAACGCCATTAGCGACGTGGACCAGGCAGGCGAAGTAGTCAAGATCAAGCGCAAACGCAAGAAAAAGAAGGACCGGCTGGAGGCAGGACAATGAGTATCGACTGGTTTGCTTTTGTTATTGTCGCCGTCGCCACGCTGGTGGCTTCCATGACCGTGGTCGGGTTTTACGGGCTGGGCGTGCGTCTGCTGGCGGTAGCCACGGACGCCGCTCCAACGCGGCAGCCCGCGGTTCGGCTGGGTGCCTACGCCTGTTTTGCGGTGTGCGTTGCCGCCGTGCTGTACGGCATCTATCTGATTGTGCCTGCTTTTCACTAACGAACCGGGCTAGCATGGGCCCATGGCACGCACGCTCTACTACGTTGCAAGCTCGCTGGACGGGTACATCGCCGACGAAAACGACAAGCTGGATTGGTTGTTCCGGTTTAACGACGCCGAAGGCGTAGCAGACACCTACAAGTCCTTCATCGCCGGGATCGGCGCCATTGTCATGGGCTCCCAGACGTACAAGTTCATTCTGGACCAGGGCGGTGGCGATGCCTGGGAATACGGTCAAATGCCTACCTGGGTCTTTACGCACCACGAACTGCCGGGCATCGCCGGCGCGGACATTACCTTTGTCCGCGGAGACATCTCGCTGTTCCACGCGAACATCGTTGCCGACGCCGGAGACAAGGACGTCTGGGTGGTCGGCGGTGGTTCCCTGGCCGCACAATACCTGGATGCCGGGCTGCTGGACGAGTTGATTGTCACATACGTGCCGGTCGCCATCGGCAGGGGAAAGAGCCTGCTGCCCGTGGGGTCGGCGACGGAACCTGCCCAGCTGCTGGGATCGCGGACCCTGGGCGCCGGCATGGTGGAACTAAGCTACCGCTTCACCACTGGCGGACCCCGAACCGAAGCGGATCAGTAGACGCGGATAGTCCCTGCTTTAAGCGTGGTCCCGGATCATGTTGGTGATGCGGGCGGTGGAAAGCCTGCGCCCCTGGTCATCGGTCATAACCACTTCGTGGACCGTCAGCGTCCGGCCCAGATGGATGGCGGTGGCCGTACCGGTCACCAGCCCCGCGGCCGCGGCACGGTGATGGGTAGCACTGACCTCGATGCCCAGCGCGTGCCGGTCAGGTCCGGCGTGGATGGCAGCGGCGAAGGAGCCTAGGGTTTCCGCCATCACCGTATGCGCGCCCCCGTGCAGAATCCCGGCCACCTGCGTATTGCCCTCGACCGGCATGGTGGCCACCATCCGCTCGGCGCTCATGTGCGAAAAAACGATCCCCATTTTCACTACCAAGGCACCAACGCCCATATGCCGCAGCCACGGACGCAGCTCCACTGGCACCCCTGCGGAAACCAGCTCGTCAGTCAAGTCCGGTGCTGCCGCCGGCACCGCTTCCGGTGTGAAATTGTCGCTCATGGGAACTAGGCTGGCACCTGTGAGTGAAACTAACAAACCGGTGTCCCCGGCCGGCGATACGCTGACGGCCACGGCTGCAGCCCTTGAAGAAAATTCCAGCCAGGAACGAAAGCGGCTGCTGGTCATCGACGGCCATTCCATGGCGTTCCGGGCGTTCTACGCCCTGCCGGCGGACAAATTCTCCACCGATACCGGGCAGCACACCAACGCTGTGTACGGTTTCACCTCGATGCTGCTGGTCATGATCCGCGAGCACAAGCCGACGCATGTGGCGGTGGCCTTCGACCTTGACACCCCGACGTTCCGGGACCAGGAGTACAGCGAGTACAAGGGCGGCCGGAGCAAGACTCCGCAGGAATTCCACGGCCAGGTGGACCTGATCATCAAGCTCATGGAGGCCATGCGGATCCCCACCATCTCCATGGACGGCTTCGAGGCCGATGACATCATCGCCACCCTTGCCACCCAGGGCGAAGCGGCCGGCTGGGATGTGCTGGTGGTCTCCGGCGACCGGGATGCGTTCCAGCTCATCACGGACAACGTGACCGTGCTCTATCCGAAGAAGGGCATCAGCGACATCCCGCCCATGGATGCCGCGGCCGTGGAGGCCAAGTACTTCGTTTCCCCGTCCCGCTACTCGGATCTGGCGGCGCTCGTCGGCGAGACCGCGGACAATCTCCCCGGCGTACCGGGCGTGGGTCCAAAGACGGCCGCTAAATGGATCAACCAGTATGGCGGGCTGGACGGCATCCTGGAGAACCTGGATGCCATCGGCGGCAAGGTCGGTGAAGCGCTCCGGGCCAATGTCGAGGAGGTCAAGCGCAACCGCCGGCTCAACCACCTGCTCAGGGACATGGACCTGCCGGTCAACCTGGAAACCATGCTTCTGCAGCAGCCGGACCGGGATGCCATCGAGGAACTCTTCGATGCCCTCCAGTTCAACACACTGCGCAAGCGGCTGATCGACACCTTTGGCGGCGAAGAGCAGGAGGAGGACACCGAGGTCCACGCACCGCAGCACGTGGTTTTGACAAGCGAGAAGGAACTGGATGACTGGCTGGACAGCACCAACCAGCTCCCGGTTGCCGTGCAACTGGTCACCGAGCAAACCACCGCAGGGGACGACGCCGTGGGGCTGGCCTTGGTGAGTCCCTCTGCTGCCGCTTACGTTGCCTTTGAAGGCCTCGACGCCGACGCCGAGCGCCGGCTCGCCGAGTGGCTGGAGGATCTGGATGCGCCCAAGGTGATCCACGATTTCAAGTCGGCCTACAAGCTGCTCTCCGTCCGTGGCCTTGAACTGGCGGGCGTCATTGATGACACGGCGATCTCCGCATACCTGATCCAGCCGGACCGCCGCAATTATGATCTGGCCGACCTGGCGCAGTACCACTTGAAGCTGTCGGTAGCGTCGGCGGCAGCGTCCGGTGGCGGCCAACTGGAGCTGAGCCTTGGCGAAGACGACGTGGCGGCTCCAGCCGTCGCAAAAGCATTCGCCTCGCTGGAACTGAGCGAACACTTTGCCGGCCAGCTCATCGAGCGCGGCGCGAACCAATTGCTGGCCGGGCTGGACCTGCCGCTGTCGTGGGTGCTTGCCCGGATGGAGCTGGACGGTATCGCCGTCGCCGTAGACAAGCTGGACGGCCTGCTGGACGGCTTCAGCTCCACCATCAATGCTGCCAGTTCGGAAGCTTTCCGGATCATCGGCAAGGAGATCAATCTCGGTTCGCCGAAGCAGCTCCAGACCGTCCTGTTTGACGAGCTGGAACTGCCCAAGACGAAGAAGATCAAGACGGGTTATTCCACGGACGCGGACGCGCTGAACGATCTGATCGCCAAAACGCAGCATCCGTTCCTGGTGCAGCTGCTCGCTTACCGGGATGCCAGCAAACTCAAGCAGACGGTCGAAGGGCTGAAAAAGTCCGTGGCGGAGGACGGCCGTATCCACACCACGTACGCGCAGACGGTGGCGGCCACCGGGCGCCTGTCGTCGAACAACCCGAACCTGCAGAACATCCCTGTCCGTTCCGAAGAAGGCCGCCGCATCCGCGAAGTCTTCATCGTGGGCGAGGGCTACGAAACGCTGCTCACGGCGGACTACTCGCAGATCGAAATGCGCATCATGGCGCACCTCTCCGGCGACGAGGGACTGATCCAGGCCTTCCGCCAGGGCGAGGACCTGCACAGGTTCGTCGGCGCCCACATCTTTGGCGTGGCCCCGGAAGAGGTCACCAGCGAGATGCGCGCCAAGGTGAAGGCGATGTCCTACGGCCTCGTGTACGGCCTGAGCTCCTTCGGGCTGTCCAAACAGCTGAAGATTTCGGTTGACGAGGCACGGACGCTGATGAAGGACTACTTCGCGCGGTTCGGCGCCGTCCGGGACTACCTGCGCGGCATCGTCGAGCAGGCACGCAAGGACGGTTTTACCTCCACGATTGAAGGCCGCCGCCGCTACCTGCCGGACCTGAACAGCGACAACCGCCAGTTGCGCGAAATGTCGGAACGCGCCGCCCTGAATGCGCCCATCCAGGGCTCGGCAGCGGACATCATCAAGAAGGCCATGCTCGGTGTCGATGCCGGGCTCAGAGCCCACAAGCTGTCGTCAAGGATGCTGCTGCAGGTGCATGACGAATTGGTGCTCGAGGTCGCCCCGGGGGAGCGCCAGATTGTGGAGAAGCTGGTGCGGGAGCAGATGGCGGCAGCAGCAGAGCTGACTGTTCCGTTGGACGTGTCGGTCGGAGTCGGCAGCAACTGGAACGAAGCCGGCCACTGATCCGGATGGCTGAAGCCGGCCGCTTGGGCCGGCTTCAGCGGTGCTGTCAGCACCGGCCCGACAGGGGCTGCGGCTCTCATATTTGTCTCATTTACTGGCGGTAGGGTTTCGCTGATCGTTGAAGCCGGCCATGCCAGGAGAATTCAATTGCTTTTCGGCCAACAGCCACCTGCCCGCACGGCCGTCCGCTTACTTCTGCTGGCTACAGGCCTGATCATGGCGCTGTTCGCAGCCGTGTTCGCCCTCCACTACGTGGTCCCACTGGAGGAAGCGAAGGAATTCGTGGACATCGGCGCCGAGGCCAACCTGCCTACCTGGTGGAACTCAGCGCTGCTGTTCCTGGTAACCGCGCTGGCGGCAACCTCCGCGCTGGCTGCGGACGGCAGGACACGCTTCTCCTGGACAGTAATTGCGGCGGCGGCCGCCTACCTGAGCCTCGACGAAGCAGCCCGGCTGCACGAGCGGCTCGCCCGGCCGCTCCTCGCCGCAGGGTTGGACACCCCGACCTACCCCTGGCTCGTGCTCGGGGCGGTCGTTGGGATTGCCGGCGCCATTGTGCTGTTCTTCGCCGGGCGGTCGTTGCCGCGGGAAACGGGACGGCGCCTCGCCGTGGGGCTGGGCTGCTACGGTGCGGGCGCACTGGGTGTCGAAGCGTTCAACGGCTGGATCCGTCAGAACGGCCCCGATTACGTCTTCTCCGCGGGGTTGATCCTGGAGGAAGGTCTGGAGATGTTGGGCTGCATCATCGCTGCCGGCGCCATCGCTGATTGCCTCGCGGGGCGGCTGCAACGGTCCCAGGATCTGGTGGAAGCCGAGAATGCCCACTAGGCTCGAAGACCGTGGACACCAACGCGGCTACCGCATCCTCGACTCTGCGGATTGAACAGTTCCCAGCGGATACTGAGGGCGGCATTCCCTCGTCCCGCTTCCAAGGCTGGTTCGACGCCGTCGACGCAGGTTTCCATGAAAGTTCTCCCGATGCGGCGCACCTAGCCGAATATGCGAAGGGCTACGCTGCGGACAACCGCGTGTTGTGGGGAGTTTACGACGACGAGCCCCGCCCCGGCGTGTGGAGTCCCGATATCCCGGTGGCCACGTACGCCACTATGGTCAACAGCATGAATGTCGGCGGCGGCCGCCTGCTCGATGCCCACCAGATCACCGCCGTGACGGTCCGGCCCACCCACCGCCGGCGCGGACTGTTACGCCGCCTGATCACCAGCGATCTCGAACAGGCTGCCCGCTCCGGTCTGGGCATCGCCGCACTCACCGCATCCGAAGCGACGATCTACGGGCGCTTTGGTTTCGGGGCAGCAACTTTTACCCGCGAGGTGGAGGTGGACGTCCAGGAGCGTTTCGGCCTCCGGACGCCGCCGGCCGGAACGGTCGAGATGGCGGACCCGGCCTCCCTGCAGCAGCTCGGGCCCGAGATCTTTGCCCGGTTCCACGCGAGTACTCCAGGTTCGGTGGCCCGGCAGTATGCCTATGCGAAGAGAATCTCGGGCCGATGGGGGCACGACAAACCGGAACCAGACAAATCGATCCGGGCGGCCGTTCACTACGACAGCAGCCGAACTCCCCAGGGGTACGTGAGCTACCGGTTCGCCGGTTGGTCCAAGGAACCGTACACGATGAAGGTCGTGGATCTGGTAGCAGCCACCGGGGAAAGCTACCGGGAACTGTGGCGGTATCTGGGCTCCATCGACCTGGTGCAGCGCATCAGCTGGTCCCTTGCCCCGGTGGAGGATCCGTTGCCGTGGGCGCTGCAGGACGGCCGGGGATACGCGGCCAAATCAGCCGAAGACGTGCTCTGGCTACGTATTCTGGATCCGGTCCATGCGTTCCAAGCGCGTCATTACGACGGTGAGGGCCGCCTCGCGCTGGAGATTGTTGATCCGCTCGGGCTGGCTGCAGGGCGGTTCTTGCTGGAGGCCGCCGGCGGAAAGGCACGGGTGCATCCACTGGCACCGGACGACGCGGTGGATCTGAGCGTTGACGTCGATGTGCTGGGTTCGCTCTACCTCGGCGGCGTCAGGGCCGGAACCCTCGCAGCCGCCGGCAGGCTGCCCGGTGCAACGGAGGACGCCATCGGAAAGCTTGAGCGGATTTTCACCACCAGGGCACAGCCGTACTGCATCACGCACTTCTGAGTAGCGCTTTGACCACAGTTGGCCCAAGCGGCTAGACTTATCGGGCGCGTAATGCGTACGCACTACCCTTTTATTAAAGTCCACCTCCGGACGGTCAAAAACCGCAAGGCTGCAGCTATTTTGTGCTGGTGCCGAACGTGGAGTCAAACCGTCCGGAACTAAGAAATCTATCCACATCGGAGCCCCTACTACATGACCATCACCTCCACCGAGAAGCCCGGTACCCCTCAGGTCGCCATCAACGACATTGGTACCGCCGAAGACTTCCTCGCTGCCGTCGACGCCACCATCAAGTACTTCAATGACGGTGATCTCGTCGAAGGTACCGTCGTCAAGGTTGACCGCGATGAAGTTCTGCTCGACATCGGTTACAAGACCGAAGGTGTCATCCCGTCCCGCGAGCTTTCCATCAAGCACGACGTTGATCCCGGCGAAGTTGTCGCCGTAGGCGATCAGGTTGAAGCCCTTGTCCTGACAAAGGAAGACAAGGAAGGCCGCCTCATTCTCTCCAAGAAGCGTGCTCAGTACGAGCGTGCCTGGGGTGACATCGAGAAGGTCAAGGAAGAGGACGGCGTCGTCACCGGTACCGTCATCGAGGTCGTCAAGGGTGGTCTTATCCTCGACATCGGCCTGCGCGGCTTCCTGCCCGCCTCCCTCGTCGAGATGCGCCGTGTGCGCGACCTGGCTCCGTACATCGGCCAGAAGATCGAAGCCAAAATCATCGAGCTGGACAAGAACCGCAACAACGTGGTGCTCTCCCGCCGTGCATGGCTCGAGCAGACCCAGTCCGAGGTCCGCTCCACCTTCCTCAACAAGCTGGAAAAGGGCCAGATCCGTCCGGGCGTCGTTTCCTCCATCGTCAACTTCGGTGCATTCGTGGACCTGGGCGGCGTCGACGGTCTGGTTCACGTCTCCGAGCTGTCCTGGAAGCACATCGACCACCCCTCCGAGGTTGTCGAAGTTGGCCAGGAAGTCACCGTCGAGGTTCTGGAAGTCGACCTGGACCGCGAGCGTGTCTCCCTGTCGCTGAAGGCCACCCAGGAAGATCCGTGGCAGACCTTCGCCCGCACCCACGCCCTTGGGCAGGTTGTTCCGGGTAAGGTCACCAAGCTGGTTCCGTTCGGTGCGTTCGTCCGCGTTGAAGACGGCATTGAAGGTCTGGTCCACATCTCCGAGCTGGCCGTCCGCCACGTTGAGCTGGCCGAGCAGGTTGTCTCCGTTGGCGACGAGCTGTTCGTCAAGGTCATCGAC belongs to Arthrobacter crystallopoietes and includes:
- the ligD gene encoding non-homologous end-joining DNA ligase, which translates into the protein MASEATTLIVKGPHGERDMRISSPSRVLWPELGLTKLDLARYIADVGEAFVAANGDRPVSLQRYPEGIDGEMFFSKNPPKGAPEFVRSVKVVYPSARSHPQLVIDEPAAAVWAVQMNTIVFHPWPSRAGNSDNPDQLRIDLDPQPGTDFDDAVPAALELRSVLAEAGLTAFIKTSGNRGLHVFAPIEPTREFLDVRHAVIAAARELERRMPQQITTNWWKEERGERVFVDFNQANRDRTMAGAYSPRALAHAPVSCPLEWDELETADPKQFTIATVPDRLRTIGDPWADMHASPGTIDVLLKWWERDLAAGLGEMPFPPDYPKMPGEPPRVQPSRAKKTS
- a CDS encoding hotdog fold thioesterase, whose amino-acid sequence is MSDNFTPEAVPAAAPDLTDELVSAGVPVELRPWLRHMGVGALVVKMGIVFSHMSAERMVATMPVEGNTQVAGILHGGAHTVMAETLGSFAAAIHAGPDRHALGIEVSATHHRAAAAGLVTGTATAIHLGRTLTVHEVVMTDDQGRRLSTARITNMIRDHA
- a CDS encoding inorganic phosphate transporter, whose product is MDLTLMVVLVIALALFFDFTNGFHDTANAMATPIATGAIKPKAAVLLAAILNLVGAFLSTEVAQTISGGLIREGDGGIQISPVMIFAGLIGAIVWNMITWLLGLPSSSSHALFGGLIGAAIVGAGFAAVDYGVVVSKLLLPAVLAPLIAGTVAYLGTKLAYAITRRQGSSAAPKRGGFRYGQIFSSSLVALAHGTNDAQKTMGVITLVLIAGGFQSAGSGPVFWVIAACGLAIALGTYSGGWRIIRTMGSGLTEVKPAQGFAAETSTASAILASSHLGFALSTTQVASGSVIGSGLGRKGAKVRWNTAGRIGIGWLLTLPAAGGVGALAAWVAHLGVAGIIIDTVAGILIILGMYVVSRRSKVGHDNAISDVDQAGEVVKIKRKRKKKKDRLEAGQ
- a CDS encoding dihydrofolate reductase family protein, which gives rise to MARTLYYVASSLDGYIADENDKLDWLFRFNDAEGVADTYKSFIAGIGAIVMGSQTYKFILDQGGGDAWEYGQMPTWVFTHHELPGIAGADITFVRGDISLFHANIVADAGDKDVWVVGGGSLAAQYLDAGLLDELIVTYVPVAIGRGKSLLPVGSATEPAQLLGSRTLGAGMVELSYRFTTGGPRTEADQ
- a CDS encoding nuclear transport factor 2 family protein is translated as MSGNLEAWITGYRQAWESNKPDDIRALFTEDAEYRTDPWVKPWRGHEEIVAGWLEKKDEPGNTAFEWSELVSTPDVSIIQGTTVYRDGPTYSNLWVIKLTAEGRAQAFTEWWMDQSNPS
- the polA gene encoding DNA polymerase I, whose amino-acid sequence is MGTRLAPVSETNKPVSPAGDTLTATAAALEENSSQERKRLLVIDGHSMAFRAFYALPADKFSTDTGQHTNAVYGFTSMLLVMIREHKPTHVAVAFDLDTPTFRDQEYSEYKGGRSKTPQEFHGQVDLIIKLMEAMRIPTISMDGFEADDIIATLATQGEAAGWDVLVVSGDRDAFQLITDNVTVLYPKKGISDIPPMDAAAVEAKYFVSPSRYSDLAALVGETADNLPGVPGVGPKTAAKWINQYGGLDGILENLDAIGGKVGEALRANVEEVKRNRRLNHLLRDMDLPVNLETMLLQQPDRDAIEELFDALQFNTLRKRLIDTFGGEEQEEDTEVHAPQHVVLTSEKELDDWLDSTNQLPVAVQLVTEQTTAGDDAVGLALVSPSAAAYVAFEGLDADAERRLAEWLEDLDAPKVIHDFKSAYKLLSVRGLELAGVIDDTAISAYLIQPDRRNYDLADLAQYHLKLSVASAAASGGGQLELSLGEDDVAAPAVAKAFASLELSEHFAGQLIERGANQLLAGLDLPLSWVLARMELDGIAVAVDKLDGLLDGFSSTINAASSEAFRIIGKEINLGSPKQLQTVLFDELELPKTKKIKTGYSTDADALNDLIAKTQHPFLVQLLAYRDASKLKQTVEGLKKSVAEDGRIHTTYAQTVAATGRLSSNNPNLQNIPVRSEEGRRIREVFIVGEGYETLLTADYSQIEMRIMAHLSGDEGLIQAFRQGEDLHRFVGAHIFGVAPEEVTSEMRAKVKAMSYGLVYGLSSFGLSKQLKISVDEARTLMKDYFARFGAVRDYLRGIVEQARKDGFTSTIEGRRRYLPDLNSDNRQLREMSERAALNAPIQGSAADIIKKAMLGVDAGLRAHKLSSRMLLQVHDELVLEVAPGERQIVEKLVREQMAAAAELTVPLDVSVGVGSNWNEAGH
- a CDS encoding glutamine synthetase family protein — its product is MVANELAFIATNDLCATTRGRSMPLPELDMETGCGWVPANLGVHAFGQIARDSPFDATGDLRLMPDERSLTRFDGIPGRPPITVLLADITHLDGSEWSCCPRTFLRRAIRDLREETGLSVFGAFEHEFMLVADDAPEPPLSLQAMLRAEPLGTELVGILAAAGLQPENWLAEYGAHQYKITVKASDALTAADRAVLLRDIVRNLFHAVGKHASFAPLLDPDRVGNGVHVHFSLRDLDGRPVMHDITRPGGLSAAAGAFAAGIIRHAPAIVAFTAASEVSYLRLAPNRWSATHAFLGNHNREAMIRVCPTIQTGGRTPTFQLNLEFRAGDATGNPWLVLGLLIRAGLEGIRQGLEAPAVLDRPVQEFSDKQLTAAGIARLPASLPEALQHLGSDQVVRKWFSEDFLKVFHAVREDELRLLDGLDPAAKCKLYADVY
- a CDS encoding GNAT family N-acetyltransferase, which produces MDTNAATASSTLRIEQFPADTEGGIPSSRFQGWFDAVDAGFHESSPDAAHLAEYAKGYAADNRVLWGVYDDEPRPGVWSPDIPVATYATMVNSMNVGGGRLLDAHQITAVTVRPTHRRRGLLRRLITSDLEQAARSGLGIAALTASEATIYGRFGFGAATFTREVEVDVQERFGLRTPPAGTVEMADPASLQQLGPEIFARFHASTPGSVARQYAYAKRISGRWGHDKPEPDKSIRAAVHYDSSRTPQGYVSYRFAGWSKEPYTMKVVDLVAATGESYRELWRYLGSIDLVQRISWSLAPVEDPLPWALQDGRGYAAKSAEDVLWLRILDPVHAFQARHYDGEGRLALEIVDPLGLAAGRFLLEAAGGKARVHPLAPDDAVDLSVDVDVLGSLYLGGVRAGTLAAAGRLPGATEDAIGKLERIFTTRAQPYCITHF